One Littorina saxatilis isolate snail1 linkage group LG1, US_GU_Lsax_2.0, whole genome shotgun sequence genomic window carries:
- the LOC138976855 gene encoding probable G-protein coupled receptor 139, producing the protein MTSTATDDAYVSMTVDVNMTSFNESVGEAESVMDFYAKNAPVGVAVDRIMTPIFYFIGIPCNPLCAVIWLGRETRKSNSSAIYLGALSISHTVFLILHIFIELHYAWGIKTFDGHVTCEVYYTIYILPQYLAPLLVLGFTVERYIAVCHPFVKERYCTVRRAVVVVLALLGFCFLLSCPQAYLWTYDENYMMCNHRESLHNSDFPRLWTWVTELFVFGIAPLAALVFNVLVIREIRSITTRGPAIMAPRGSGGGQNQASTMTLLAISFYLICTWLPATIVYSLEREFPMGEGKRGTDPAWDRHWTYFTVRKVVEEVTLSNSACYFFIYYVTGKHFRIRFKRLMCPQRCLNSGSDSSSINGRSCTNKQYMAVRSNGYNDTCVTKV; encoded by the coding sequence ATGACGTCCACCGCGACAGACGACGCTTACGTGAGCATGACGGTAGACGtgaatatgacgtcattcaACGAGTCCGTAGGGGAAGCGGAAAGCGTCATGGACTTCTACGCCAAGAACGCCCCCGTGGGTGTGGCCGTCGACCGGATCATGACGCCCATCTTCTACTTCATCGGGATCCCCTGCAACCCGTTGTGCGCGGTCATCTGGCTGGGCAGGGAAACGAGGAAGAGCAACTCCTCGGCCATCTACCTCGGGGCGCTGTCAATCTCCCACACCGTCTTCCTAATCCTGCACATCTTCATCGAGCTGCACTACGCCTGGGGCATCAAGACGTTTGACGGGCACGTGACGTGCGAGGTGTACTACACCATCTACATCCTGCCCCAGTACCTGGCCCCTCTGCTGGTTCTGGGCTTCACGGTGGAGCGCTACATCGCCGTCTGCCACCCCTTCGTCAAGGAGAGGTACTGCACCGTGCGGCGTGCTGTGGTGGTCGTGCTCGCCCTCCTCGGCTTCTGCTTCCTCCTCAGCTGCCCGCAGGCCTACCTGTGGACGTACGACGAGAACTACATGATGTGCAACCACCgcgagtccctgcacaacagcGACTTCCCCAGGCTGTGGACGTGGGTCACGGAGCTGTTCGTCTTCGGCATCGCCCCTCTGGCCGCCCTGGTCTTCAATGTGCTGGTCATTCGCGAGATCCGCAGCATCACCACGCGCGGCCCCGCCATCATGGCCCCACGTGGGTCCGGCGGCGGTCAGAACCAGGCGTCCACCATGACCCTGCTCGCCATTTCCTTCTACCTAATCTGTACCTGGCTCCCAGCCACCATCGTCTACTCCTTGGAGCGGGAATTCCCGATGGGAGAGGGAAAAAGGGGCACGGACCCCGCCTGGGACAGGCACTGGACCTACTTCACGGTGAGAAAGGTCGTGGAAGAGGTGACGCTGTCCAACTCGGCCTGTTACTTCTTCATCTACTACGTGACGGGCAAGCACTTCAGGATTCGGTTCAAGCGGTTGATGTGCCCTCAGCGCTGTTTGAATAGTGGCTCTGATAGCTCAAGCATTAATGGTAGGAGTTGCACcaacaaacagtacatggcGGTACGCAGCAATGGGTACAACGACACGTGCGTCACGAAGGTTTGA